One segment of Rickettsiales bacterium Ac37b DNA contains the following:
- the eno gene encoding Enolase produces the protein MLEIIDIIAREIVDSRGFPTVEVDVHLSGGHKGRASVPSGASTGTYEAMELRDGDKNRYLGKGVLSSISAINGEIVDTILGMDVSDQSIIDHALIHLDGTENKSRLGANSILAVSIAVAKAAASASYMPLYRYIGGINSNTLPVPMMNILNGGVHADNDIDIQEFMIVPVNSHTMQDAVRMGAEIFHVLKDILKQSSYNTNVGDEGGFAPQMKSSYEALDVIMKAIERAGYKAGSDVFIALDCAASELYIDGIYNLVGENKKLTCEKLVEYYEKLVNNYPILSIEDPMAERDYTGWKMITESIGNRVQLVGDDLFVTNVKLLKEGIKNHYANAVLIKPNQIGTLTETLETINVAYKAGYNTIISHRSGETEDTTIAHLAVATNSGQIKTGSLARSERLAKYNELIRIEEELSDQGKFIGSEVYSKYIK, from the coding sequence GTGTTAGAAATCATTGATATCATAGCTAGAGAAATTGTAGACAGCAGAGGTTTTCCAACTGTTGAAGTTGATGTGCATTTGAGTGGTGGGCATAAAGGTCGAGCATCTGTGCCAAGTGGTGCTTCTACTGGCACTTATGAAGCTATGGAACTTCGTGATGGTGATAAGAATAGATATCTAGGTAAAGGTGTATTAAGCTCGATTAGTGCTATTAATGGGGAAATAGTAGATACCATACTTGGTATGGATGTTAGTGATCAGTCTATTATTGATCATGCTTTAATTCACTTAGATGGTACAGAAAATAAATCTAGATTAGGCGCTAATAGTATATTAGCTGTATCTATTGCTGTTGCAAAGGCAGCAGCTTCAGCTTCTTATATGCCTCTATATAGATATATAGGAGGTATTAACAGTAATACTTTACCTGTGCCTATGATGAATATCTTAAATGGTGGAGTACATGCTGATAATGATATAGACATCCAAGAGTTTATGATTGTTCCTGTAAATAGTCATACGATGCAGGATGCGGTGCGGATGGGAGCGGAAATTTTTCATGTTTTAAAAGATATCTTAAAACAGTCTAGTTATAACACCAACGTGGGTGATGAAGGTGGTTTTGCTCCTCAAATGAAGAGCAGTTATGAAGCGTTAGATGTTATTATGAAAGCTATCGAACGAGCTGGTTATAAAGCTGGTAGTGATGTATTTATAGCATTAGATTGTGCTGCTTCAGAATTATATATAGATGGTATATATAATTTAGTTGGTGAAAATAAAAAGCTTACTTGTGAAAAACTTGTAGAATATTATGAAAAGTTAGTAAATAATTATCCTATTTTATCTATAGAAGATCCTATGGCTGAAAGGGATTATACTGGTTGGAAAATGATCACTGAATCTATAGGTAATCGAGTGCAATTAGTAGGGGATGACCTATTTGTTACTAATGTAAAGTTACTTAAAGAAGGTATAAAAAATCATTATGCTAATGCAGTATTAATAAAACCTAATCAAATTGGTACTTTAACTGAGACTCTTGAAACAATTAATGTAGCTTATAAGGCTGGTTATAATACTATTATTTCACATCGTTCAGGTGAAACAGAAGACACAACCATAGCTCACCTTGCTGTGGCTACTAATTCTGGTCAGATAAAAACAGGTTCCTTAGCTAGATCTGAAAGATTAGCAAAATATAATGAGCTAATTAGAATAGAAGAGGAATTAAGCGACCAAGGAAAATTTATAGGCTCAGAAGTATATTCAAAGTATATTAAGTAA
- the rpmJ2 gene encoding 50S ribosomal protein L36 2 has product MKILSSLKSAKQRDKNCRIVRRKGRVYVINKANPRFKACQG; this is encoded by the coding sequence ATGAAAATATTAAGTTCACTAAAATCAGCTAAACAACGTGATAAAAATTGTCGCATTGTAAGACGTAAAGGTAGAGTTTATGTAATTAATAAAGCTAACCCTCGCTTTAAAGCTTGTCAGGGCTAA
- the glmS gene encoding Glucosamine 6-phosphate synthetase, translating to MCGIIGVLTNTHAASKLIEGLKRLEYRGYDSAGIVTVENNKLYSLKVKGKIKALEEVYNKEPIIGNIGIGHTRWATHGVPSQNNAHPHYSDKIAVVHNGIIENYHLLKVKLENLGYVFTTETDTEVILHLIDHYLNQFKNKKQAVYNALHEFEGAFAIAVVFRDDDNLIIAAKNGPPLAIGYGEGEMYLGSDSYAMGEFTNKISYLEDGEMVELTRDSALFLNYHTGDVIDKTVNILSHADLISNKGHYKHFMQKEIYEQPTVLADSLGFYLDLQKETITIPKLTFDVLNIPKITIIACGTSYYAAMVAKQWFESIAKISVEVDIASEFRYRDICLPQNGVTIFISQSGETADTMAALRFAKSHKQHTIAIVNVADSSMEREAEYSFRVHAGPEIGVASTKAFTAQLMTLACLVLGIADKRNQITKEELMLFTNKLMEVPGKISSLLQNDDAIKNVAQKLSSFHNVLYIGRGTSYAIALEGALKLKELSYIHAEAVAAGELKHGPIALIDENIPVIAIASYDELFSKMVSNIQEIAARGGKIVTMSTLEGNKFLKDVSWNSINIPDVHPFISPFIYVIPLQLLAYYVAVYKGTDVDQPRNLAKSVTVE from the coding sequence ATGTGTGGAATAATAGGTGTGTTAACCAATACACATGCCGCGTCAAAATTGATAGAAGGTCTAAAACGTTTAGAATATAGAGGGTATGATTCCGCTGGAATTGTAACTGTTGAGAACAATAAATTATATAGTTTGAAAGTAAAAGGTAAAATTAAAGCTCTTGAAGAAGTATATAATAAAGAACCTATAATAGGTAATATAGGCATAGGACACACTCGTTGGGCAACTCATGGAGTTCCTAGTCAGAATAATGCTCATCCTCATTATAGTGATAAAATAGCGGTAGTACATAATGGTATTATTGAAAATTACCATCTTTTAAAAGTGAAATTAGAAAATTTAGGTTATGTATTTACTACTGAAACTGATACTGAAGTTATATTACATTTAATAGATCACTACTTAAACCAGTTTAAAAATAAAAAGCAAGCTGTTTATAACGCACTGCATGAATTTGAGGGTGCTTTTGCTATTGCTGTAGTCTTTAGAGATGATGATAATTTAATTATAGCTGCTAAGAATGGTCCTCCTCTTGCTATTGGATATGGCGAGGGGGAAATGTATCTAGGTTCTGATAGTTATGCAATGGGTGAGTTTACTAATAAAATTTCTTATCTTGAAGATGGAGAAATGGTAGAATTAACCAGAGATTCAGCTTTATTCCTTAATTATCATACTGGTGATGTAATAGATAAGACAGTTAATATTTTAAGCCATGCTGATCTTATAAGTAATAAGGGACATTATAAACATTTTATGCAGAAAGAAATTTATGAACAACCTACGGTGCTTGCAGATAGTTTAGGATTTTATCTTGATCTGCAAAAAGAAACTATAACTATACCAAAGTTAACTTTTGATGTACTCAATATCCCCAAGATTACTATAATTGCTTGTGGGACATCATATTATGCTGCTATGGTAGCTAAGCAGTGGTTTGAATCAATAGCAAAAATATCGGTGGAAGTTGATATTGCCTCTGAATTTAGATATAGAGATATATGCCTACCTCAGAATGGAGTAACAATTTTTATTTCGCAGTCAGGTGAAACAGCAGATACTATGGCTGCATTACGTTTTGCAAAATCCCATAAGCAACATACAATTGCAATTGTAAATGTTGCAGACAGTTCTATGGAGAGAGAAGCAGAATATAGTTTTAGAGTGCATGCGGGACCAGAAATTGGAGTAGCTTCTACTAAAGCTTTTACAGCTCAGCTTATGACTTTAGCTTGTTTGGTACTCGGGATAGCGGATAAGCGTAACCAAATTACTAAAGAAGAATTGATGTTGTTTACTAATAAATTAATGGAAGTGCCAGGAAAAATTTCATCTTTATTACAGAATGATGATGCAATTAAAAATGTTGCTCAAAAATTATCTAGTTTTCATAATGTGCTTTATATCGGTAGAGGTACTTCATATGCAATTGCTCTAGAAGGTGCCTTAAAATTAAAAGAACTTTCATATATACATGCTGAAGCTGTTGCAGCTGGTGAATTAAAACATGGTCCCATTGCTTTAATTGATGAAAATATACCAGTTATAGCAATAGCGTCATATGATGAACTATTTTCTAAGATGGTGTCTAATATTCAGGAAATAGCTGCACGTGGTGGAAAAATTGTTACTATGAGTACTTTAGAGGGTAATAAGTTTTTAAAAGATGTAAGCTGGAATAGTATTAATATCCCGGATGTACACCCTTTTATTAGTCCGTTTATTTATGTGATACCGTTGCAGTTACTGGCATATTATGTTGCGGTATATAAAGGTACTGATGTGGATCAGCCTCGTAATTTGGCTAAATCAGTAACCGTAGAATAA
- the pcrA gene encoding ATP-dependent DNA helicase pcrA: MDIDLATNNIISTSDYLFDLNKDQRDAVCTLNGPLLVLAGAGTGKTRVLTTRIAHIILSNHATPSQVLAVTFTNKAAKEMQNRILNMVDAQGLWLGTFHSIAARILRRHSDLLGLNSNYNIIDASDQLKLVKSTMANLNIDDKQYNPKAVLNVIQRWKDTGLLPEKISSSDITSYLLEISFSVYKEYQRKLLSSDAVDFGDLLLYNIKLLTMHPTILQEYQHKFRYILIDEYQDTNIAQYIWVRFLAGHHKNICCVGDEDQSIFSWRGAELDNILRFEKDFGNATTIRLEHNYRSTHQIVSAASHVISNNKLRLGKNLWTDKVGQKINLVSAWDDKEEARYIINEIMHLKQNHDINLGEVAILVRAGFQTRTFEESFLSYAVPYKIIGGLRFYERAEIKDVIAYIRVTVNHNDNLALERIINLPKRAIGDATIKLISEHSRIHDISFFSAIENMLNNNEFRPKIKASLQILIDNFKKWHSLLSIKPHHKVIELVLEESGYINMWKQDKTLEAEGRLENIEELIKAIQDFNNITEFLEHVGLVNVTDTEDISNMVNIMTLHAAKGLEFKTVFLPGWEEGVFPHQKILDEENAKQLEEERRLAYVGMTRARERLYILFTLYRRIYNQYQNNTPSRFITELPEEHLERKSASYHNNSF; this comes from the coding sequence ATGGATATTGATTTAGCTACTAATAATATAATTTCTACATCTGATTATTTATTTGATTTAAATAAAGATCAACGCGATGCAGTATGCACATTAAATGGTCCTCTTCTTGTACTTGCAGGAGCAGGCACAGGGAAAACACGTGTTTTAACTACTAGAATAGCCCATATTATATTGTCTAACCATGCCACTCCAAGCCAAGTACTTGCTGTTACTTTTACCAATAAAGCTGCGAAAGAAATGCAAAATCGTATATTAAATATGGTTGATGCTCAAGGCTTATGGCTTGGCACTTTTCACTCAATTGCAGCTAGAATATTAAGGCGTCATAGTGACTTACTTGGACTAAATAGTAACTATAATATTATTGATGCGAGTGATCAATTAAAATTAGTTAAATCAACTATGGCAAATCTTAATATAGATGATAAGCAATATAACCCTAAAGCAGTTTTAAATGTAATTCAGCGCTGGAAAGATACAGGCCTCTTACCAGAAAAAATATCTTCTTCTGATATCACATCTTATCTCCTAGAAATATCCTTTAGTGTTTATAAAGAGTATCAACGTAAGTTGTTATCTTCAGATGCTGTAGATTTTGGTGATTTACTATTATATAACATTAAACTGCTTACTATGCATCCTACTATTTTACAGGAATATCAACATAAATTTCGCTATATACTTATAGATGAGTATCAAGATACTAACATTGCGCAATATATATGGGTAAGGTTTCTTGCTGGGCATCATAAGAATATATGTTGTGTTGGCGATGAAGATCAATCGATTTTTAGCTGGCGTGGTGCAGAGTTAGATAATATTTTACGTTTTGAAAAAGATTTTGGTAATGCAACTACTATTAGATTAGAACATAACTATCGCTCAACTCATCAAATAGTTTCTGCTGCTTCACATGTGATCTCCAATAATAAATTAAGGCTAGGCAAAAATTTATGGACTGACAAAGTAGGACAAAAAATAAATTTAGTCTCGGCATGGGATGATAAAGAAGAAGCTAGATATATTATCAATGAGATCATGCACCTCAAACAAAATCATGATATTAATCTTGGAGAGGTAGCAATTTTAGTGCGCGCTGGATTTCAAACTCGTACTTTTGAAGAAAGCTTTTTAAGTTATGCGGTTCCTTATAAAATTATAGGAGGTCTCCGATTTTATGAAAGAGCTGAAATAAAAGATGTTATTGCTTATATTAGAGTTACAGTGAATCATAATGATAATCTTGCTTTAGAACGTATAATTAATTTACCCAAAAGAGCTATAGGTGATGCTACAATAAAATTGATTTCTGAGCATTCGCGAATACATGATATCTCTTTTTTCTCTGCTATAGAGAATATGCTAAATAATAATGAATTTAGACCTAAAATAAAGGCCTCTTTACAAATCTTAATTGATAACTTTAAAAAATGGCATTCTTTACTCTCTATTAAGCCCCATCATAAGGTTATAGAGCTAGTTCTCGAAGAATCTGGTTATATCAATATGTGGAAACAGGATAAAACTCTTGAAGCAGAAGGACGTTTAGAAAATATTGAAGAATTAATAAAAGCTATACAAGATTTTAATAATATCACTGAGTTTTTGGAACATGTTGGCTTAGTTAATGTTACGGATACCGAAGATATTTCCAATATGGTTAATATAATGACTCTTCATGCTGCAAAAGGTTTAGAATTTAAAACGGTATTCCTACCTGGATGGGAGGAAGGTGTTTTTCCTCATCAAAAAATATTAGATGAAGAAAATGCCAAACAATTAGAAGAAGAAAGAAGGTTAGCTTATGTTGGCATGACTCGTGCAAGAGAGAGGCTATATATTTTATTTACACTTTATAGACGTATTTATAATCAATATCAAAATAATACTCCTTCACGTTTTATTACCGAATTACCTGAAGAACATTTAGAACGTAAATCTGCTTCTTATCACAATAATAGTTTCTAA
- the hemB gene encoding Delta-aminolevulinic acid dehydratase, producing MNDNYISIRPRRLRYNSAIRDLVRETILTVNDLVLPVFVIHGANIKNPIPSLPEHYQLSIDMLDTEIKEIISYGIKAVILFGIPEIKDSYGSHAYEEQGIIQQAIKKIKDIAPHLLVISDLCFCQYTDHGHCGIAVEHNHTLDMDNDATLNLLAKQAISHAKAGADVIAPSGMVDHMVYAIRKALDNSGFNKIPIMSYAVKYRSAMYGPFGAAAGGAAKIGDRSSYQMDLANSYEAIKEAELDIKEGADILIIKPAHTYLDIIYRIKELYPYIPIAAYHVSGEFAMLKAAIQNGWLEEKRTIFEVVTSIKRAGASIIITYFAKDLAKWLND from the coding sequence ATGAACGATAACTATATATCCATTCGTCCTAGAAGATTACGCTACAATTCTGCTATTAGAGATTTAGTAAGAGAAACTATTTTAACAGTAAATGATCTAGTACTGCCAGTTTTTGTAATTCATGGCGCCAATATTAAAAACCCTATTCCCTCTTTGCCAGAACATTATCAATTAAGTATTGATATGCTAGATACCGAAATAAAAGAAATCATTAGTTATGGTATCAAAGCTGTTATTTTATTTGGTATACCAGAAATAAAAGACTCTTATGGATCACATGCCTATGAGGAACAGGGAATCATTCAGCAAGCAATAAAGAAAATTAAAGATATAGCTCCGCATTTATTAGTTATTTCTGACCTTTGTTTTTGTCAATATACAGATCATGGCCATTGTGGTATTGCAGTAGAGCATAATCATACTCTAGACATGGATAATGATGCCACTCTGAATCTGTTAGCAAAACAAGCTATAAGCCATGCAAAAGCTGGAGCAGATGTAATAGCTCCTTCAGGCATGGTAGATCATATGGTGTATGCGATTAGAAAAGCTCTAGATAATTCTGGATTTAATAAAATTCCTATTATGAGCTATGCAGTAAAATATAGATCTGCTATGTATGGACCTTTTGGGGCAGCTGCAGGAGGAGCAGCAAAAATTGGTGATAGAAGTAGTTATCAAATGGATTTAGCTAATAGTTATGAAGCTATAAAAGAAGCAGAACTTGATATTAAAGAAGGCGCTGATATTTTAATTATAAAACCAGCTCATACTTATTTAGATATAATTTACCGTATAAAAGAATTATATCCATATATTCCTATAGCTGCCTATCATGTAAGTGGCGAATTCGCTATGCTAAAGGCTGCTATTCAAAATGGCTGGTTAGAAGAAAAACGTACTATATTTGAAGTCGTTACCTCCATTAAAAGAGCTGGCGCTAGTATTATAATCACTTATTTCGCCAAGGATCTAGCAAAGTGGCTTAATGATTAA
- the pmbA gene encoding Zn-dependent protease, with protein sequence MHNTTDLIKFIIDESLKKGADIAEVIQSSSQSLSVSTRLAKRENVKNAESQAIGLRVIIDGKQSLVATNDFNKDSLHNLISKAILMAKSVPEDPYIDIANTPVPKSELLDLQLYDDTLMDLSTLTDLAKQTEEEALNVNGITNSNGAKATYGINSFIISNSIHNEIYSYITSLNSISVSIVAGTGTDMQTDYYYSMARFAGDLESPHSIGTKAANLALKKLFPKKIITNNIPVVFAPRVASSILSDFIKSINGYTIAKGASFLKDKLHTPIFSSAINITDDPWRTKGIYSTPFDDECVKNPSLNLVQDGILTNWLLDLSSAKKLGLQSNGRAQRSFSSVPMPGSTNVFFHPGISSPQDLISNIKYGFYVTDLFSTDLNLVTGDYSRGAAGFAIENGVITYPVNEVTIASNLLSMFKTLSLANDLEFRYGIDSPTLLIPSMMVGGV encoded by the coding sequence ATGCATAATACTACAGATTTAATAAAATTTATTATAGATGAATCCTTAAAAAAAGGGGCTGACATCGCTGAAGTTATCCAATCTTCTAGCCAATCTTTATCTGTTTCAACTAGATTAGCTAAGCGTGAAAACGTTAAAAATGCTGAATCACAAGCCATAGGGTTAAGAGTTATAATTGATGGTAAGCAGTCATTAGTTGCAACTAATGACTTTAATAAAGATTCTCTGCATAATCTAATTAGTAAAGCCATTCTCATGGCCAAGTCTGTACCCGAAGATCCCTATATTGATATTGCTAACACACCAGTGCCTAAATCAGAATTATTAGATTTACAGCTTTATGATGATACACTCATGGACTTATCTACCCTAACAGATCTTGCCAAACAAACCGAAGAAGAAGCTTTGAATGTAAATGGTATAACTAATTCCAATGGCGCAAAAGCTACATATGGTATTAATAGTTTTATTATTAGCAACAGCATTCATAACGAAATTTATAGCTATATTACTTCATTAAATAGTATCTCAGTTTCAATCGTAGCAGGCACCGGTACTGATATGCAAACCGACTATTATTATTCTATGGCTAGATTTGCCGGTGATTTAGAATCTCCGCACTCCATTGGTACTAAAGCTGCTAACCTTGCACTGAAAAAATTATTTCCTAAAAAAATTATTACTAATAATATTCCAGTAGTCTTTGCCCCAAGAGTTGCCAGTAGCATTTTATCTGATTTTATCAAAAGCATCAATGGTTATACTATTGCAAAAGGCGCTAGCTTCTTAAAAGATAAACTTCATACCCCCATCTTTTCCTCTGCTATTAATATCACTGATGATCCCTGGCGTACTAAAGGTATATATTCTACACCCTTTGATGATGAATGCGTTAAAAACCCTTCTCTAAATTTAGTACAAGATGGTATATTAACAAACTGGCTGTTAGACCTAAGCTCTGCTAAAAAGCTTGGATTACAGTCAAATGGAAGGGCTCAGCGCAGTTTTTCTTCTGTACCAATGCCTGGTTCTACCAACGTATTTTTTCATCCAGGAATATCTTCACCACAAGATTTAATTTCTAACATAAAATATGGATTTTATGTTACTGATCTATTTTCAACTGATCTAAATTTAGTAACAGGAGATTATAGCCGTGGAGCTGCCGGTTTTGCTATCGAAAATGGTGTAATTACTTATCCCGTCAATGAAGTTACTATAGCTAGCAATTTATTATCTATGTTTAAAACACTTTCATTAGCAAATGATTTAGAATTCCGTTACGGTATAGATTCTCCAACTTTATTAATTCCAAGTATGATGGTGGGAGGAGTATAA
- the msbA gene encoding Lipid A export ATP-binding/permease protein MsbA, which yields MSSFTVHDYSNTYLIKRLIKYYIKPQFKKLTISIICMIIVAITSALHVWMIQPALDQIFLNKNQQLLVYIPIAVILLAVIKGGATYLQNYFMKYVGQRIVTNLQSTLYEHLVYSDLEFLQKQSSGKLISRFTNDIITMRGAVSNILTGIAKELITVVFLVALMIYQEPILSFIAFIVFPVAVIPVIRLGKRMRKISYKTQEHLGEYTAKLDDTFQAMRVIKSYQREQFEIDRAQNILEQIFHLYTKAIRTEALSSPIMETLSGIAIASVIWYGGMQVIDGHTSPGSFFSFIVAFIAAYKPLKTLTDLNTNLQEGLTSARRLFSILDSKPKIINAPDATPLNVIHGRIIFNNVSFAYPNGSLALDSVHLEMLPGKTIALVGLSGSGKSTIMNLLLRFYAIKEGSITIDYQDINTVTLESLRDSISLVSQDIMLFDDSIYANIQYGNLNATKKEIVDAAKAADIHDFIISLPEGYNSLIGQHGNKLSGGQRQRISIARAILKNSSILLLDEATSSLDPITEFKIHKALAELNKHRTTIIIAHRLSTIIDADLIYVMKHGKVIEYGNHQQLLFLNGEYSTLYKTYIEQEKH from the coding sequence TTGTCTTCATTTACTGTTCACGATTATAGTAATACGTATTTAATTAAAAGATTAATTAAATATTACATTAAACCTCAATTTAAAAAACTCACTATTTCAATCATATGTATGATCATTGTAGCAATTACCAGTGCATTACATGTATGGATGATTCAACCAGCCTTAGATCAGATTTTTTTAAACAAAAATCAACAATTATTGGTATATATACCAATCGCAGTTATATTATTAGCTGTAATCAAGGGAGGTGCTACTTATTTGCAAAATTACTTTATGAAATATGTAGGACAACGTATTGTTACTAATCTACAAAGTACATTATATGAACATTTAGTCTATTCTGATCTTGAATTTTTACAGAAACAGTCTTCTGGTAAATTAATATCACGATTTACTAACGATATTATTACGATGCGCGGTGCTGTTTCAAATATTTTAACTGGTATAGCTAAGGAATTGATTACAGTAGTATTTTTAGTCGCGTTGATGATTTATCAGGAACCAATCTTATCTTTTATTGCATTTATTGTATTTCCAGTGGCGGTTATACCTGTGATACGTTTAGGTAAAAGAATGCGAAAAATTTCCTATAAAACTCAAGAACATTTAGGAGAATATACTGCAAAACTAGATGATACTTTTCAGGCAATGCGTGTTATAAAATCTTACCAAAGAGAGCAATTCGAAATAGATAGGGCGCAAAATATTTTAGAACAAATATTTCATTTATATACTAAAGCTATTAGGACGGAAGCTCTATCCTCGCCTATTATGGAAACGTTAAGCGGAATTGCTATTGCCTCTGTAATTTGGTATGGAGGTATGCAGGTTATAGATGGTCATACTAGCCCTGGTAGTTTTTTTTCTTTTATTGTAGCTTTTATAGCAGCTTATAAACCTTTAAAAACTTTAACTGATCTTAATACCAACTTACAAGAAGGTCTAACTTCAGCACGAAGACTGTTTTCTATACTTGATTCAAAGCCTAAAATTATTAATGCACCTGACGCAACACCTCTTAACGTAATACATGGACGTATAATTTTTAATAATGTCTCTTTTGCCTATCCGAATGGATCATTAGCTCTTGATTCAGTACATTTGGAAATGCTTCCAGGAAAAACTATAGCTTTAGTGGGTCTTTCAGGATCTGGTAAGTCAACAATAATGAATTTGTTACTAAGATTCTATGCTATCAAAGAAGGATCTATAACCATTGATTATCAAGATATTAATACGGTAACTTTAGAATCACTTAGAGATTCTATTTCTCTTGTAAGCCAAGATATTATGCTCTTTGATGATTCTATATACGCCAATATTCAATATGGTAATCTAAATGCCACAAAAAAAGAAATTGTAGATGCAGCAAAAGCAGCTGATATTCATGATTTTATAATTAGCCTACCGGAAGGATATAATTCTTTAATTGGTCAGCATGGCAATAAACTTTCAGGTGGACAAAGGCAACGTATTTCAATTGCACGTGCTATTTTAAAAAACAGTTCCATTCTGCTGTTGGATGAAGCAACTAGTAGCCTTGATCCTATAACGGAATTTAAAATCCATAAAGCTTTAGCAGAACTTAATAAGCACCGTACCACTATCATTATAGCACATAGATTATCTACTATTATAGATGCCGATCTAATTTATGTCATGAAACATGGTAAGGTTATTGAATATGGCAATCATCAACAATTATTATTTTTAAATGGGGAATATAGCACATTATATAAAACTTATATTGAGCAAGAAAAACATTAA
- the bcp gene encoding Putative peroxiredoxin bcp — MSKTLNIGDPAPDFTLDTDTSSKLTLSSLRGKNVVLYFYPKDDTPGCTLEAKDFTTSHDQFLFLNTVIIGISKDNVQSHSKFKEKYCLPFTLVSDYNSKVCEEYGVWTEKSMFGKKYMGIERTTFLIDQQGIIRKIWNKVSVAGHVDEILETIKQL; from the coding sequence ATGTCAAAAACATTAAACATAGGTGACCCTGCACCAGATTTTACTTTAGATACTGATACAAGTAGCAAGCTCACTTTATCTTCTTTACGAGGTAAAAATGTTGTTTTATACTTTTATCCTAAAGATGATACTCCTGGCTGTACTCTAGAGGCAAAAGATTTTACCACTTCTCATGATCAATTTTTATTCTTAAATACAGTTATCATTGGTATTTCAAAAGATAATGTACAAAGTCACTCTAAATTTAAAGAAAAATATTGTCTTCCTTTTACCTTAGTGTCAGATTATAATAGTAAGGTATGTGAAGAGTATGGAGTTTGGACTGAAAAAAGTATGTTTGGTAAAAAATATATGGGCATTGAACGTACAACTTTTTTAATTGATCAACAAGGTATTATACGTAAAATATGGAATAAAGTATCTGTTGCCGGACATGTGGATGAAATATTAGAAACAATAAAACAATTATAA